AGCGGCTAGCAGCAGAGCAAATGCAAAGTGAAGAACTCGATGAGAGGGTAGGGGAATGAGACAGAGGATTCACCGTGTCGGCTTGTTGACGGGCGGCGGAGATTGTCCGGGTCTAAACGCCGTCATTCGTGCCGTCTCTAAGGCTTTGATGCGCGCCCAAAATACGGAAGTGATCGGTTTTGAAGACGGCTTTGAGGGGCTGATCGAGAACCGTTACAAAATTCTCGACTGGAACGCCGTTTCGGGTATTCTGCAGCGCGGCGGAACCATTTTGGGGACCTCGAATAAAGCCGATCCGTTCGGCTATATTGTTTACGAAAACGGTCAGCGGCGGTTGGTGGATAAATCCGACGAGGTGCTGCGCAACATCGAAGCTCTGGGACTCGAAGCACTGGTGGTTATCGGCGGCGACGGCAGTATGACCATTGCCCGCAAGCTGATGCAGAAAGGCGTGCCGATCGTCGGTGTGCCCAAGACGATCGACAATGATCTTTACGGCACCGATTACACCTTCGGCTATGATACGGCCGTATCGATTGCAGCCGAGGCCATCGACCGCATTCACACCACCGCCGAGTCGCACCACCGCATCATGCTGGTCGAGATCATGGGACGCTATGCCGGTTGGTTGACTTTGGGTGCCGGTTTGGCTTCCGGTGCGGATGTGATCATTATTCCGGAGATCGAATATGATCTCGAGGCAATCATCGAAGTCGTTGAGCAGCGCAGTAAACGCGGCCGACGTTTCAGCCTCATCGCCGTTTCCGAGGGCGCCAAACCGCGCGGCGGCCAACTGACGGTGCAGCGAATCGTCGAAGACAGTCCTGAAAAGATTCGTCTCGGCGGCGTCAGCATCAAACTATGCAATGAAATCGAAGCCGCGACCGGCCTGGAAGCGCGGGCAACCATTCTCGGTCATCTGCAGCGCGGAGGCACTCCCACTGCATTCGATCGTATTTTGTCGACACGCTACGGTGTCGCGGCGGCAGAGCTGATCATACGCGGTGAATTCGGCCGTATGACCGCATTGCAGGGGGGGCGCATCACGCACGTGCCCATCGAAGAGGTCGGCGGACGAACGCGAACCGTGGATCCGGAAAACGAACTGCTGCGCGCTGCCCTAGCGACCGGCGTAAGCTTGGGCGTAAAATTGTAGAGAACTTGTAAATTGGAAAGGAAATCCTCTTGAGCCACTCTTTCAAACGAATTTTAGTAACCAGCGCTTTGCCGTACGCCAACGGCCCGATTCATCTGGGACATTTGGCGGGCGCTTATTTGCCGGCCGATATCTATGTACGTTATCAAAGACTCAAAAAGCGCGATGTGTTGTACATCTGCGGCTCTGATGAGCACGGCGTGCCGATCACCATTGCTGCCGAAAAACGCGGCGTTTCTCCGCAGGCCATCGTGGACGAATATCACGAGCGCAACAAAGCAGCCTTTGCCAAGTTCGGGATGTCGTTCGACTATTACGGCCGCACCAGCTCGCCCGTGCATCACCAAACGTCGCAGGAATTTTTTCTGACCCTCTACCGTAAAGGGATCTTTAAAAAGAAACGGGAAAAGCAGCTCTATGACCCCAAAGCCAAAATGTTTTTGCCCGACCGCTACGTGCGGGGAGAATGTCCGATTTGCGGCTTTGCCGAAGCTTACGGCGATCAGTGTGAAAAATGCGGCTCTTCGCTGTCGCCGACCGACCTAAAGAATCCAAAGAGCGCTCTTACCGGCGAAACGCCCGAGCTGCGCGAAACCGAGCATTGGTACATTCCGTTGGGCGATTTTCAGCCGCGCCTCGAAGACTGGCTGGCGACGCGCCGCGGTTGGAAACCCAACGTCATGGGACAGGTCAAGAGCTGGCTGGCCGAAGGGCTGTCGGATCGGGCCGTAACCCGCGACCTGTCGTGGGGCGTCAAAACGCCGCTGCCCGAAGCGGAGGGCAAGGTGCTCTATGTCTGGTTCGATGCGCCGATCGGCTATATTTCCGCCACCAAAGAATGGGCCATGCAGAAAGGCGATCCTGAACTTTGGAAAACCTACTGGCAGAGCCAGGACACCAAGCTGGTTCATTTTATCGGCAAGGACAACATCGTCTTTCATTGCATCATGTTTCCCGCCATGCTGATGGCGCACGGAGATTATGTGCTGCCCGACAACGTGCCGGCCAATGAGTTTCTCAATCTGGAAGGGAACAAGCTCAGCACCAGCCGCAACTATGCGGTGTGGCTGGAAGATTACGCGGCCAAATTCGAGATCGATCCGCTGCGCTATTATCTTGCCGCCAATGCGCCGGAGACCAAGGACTCTGATTTTACATGGAGCGAATTCCTCCAGCGCAACAACAGCGAGCTGGCGGACATTTTGGGCAATTTCATCAATCGTACGCTGGCATTCTTGGATCAACGCTTCGAAGGCGTTATCCCTGCCCGAGGGGAGACGGATGATTTGGACCGCAGCATGCTCGAGACGATTCGTCGCGCGCCCGAACTCGTCGGCGAAGCCGTCGAGCGTTTTGAAATTCGCCGCGCCGTCGCTCTGCTGATGGATACGGCCCGCAGCGCCAACAAATATTTCAACGATCAGGCGCCGTGGCTGACGATCAAAGAAAATCCCGCAAAATGCGCAACCACGATCAATATCTGTCTGCAGGCCTGCGCCTTGTTTGCGGTACTGATGGAGCCGGTGATGCCCTTTTCCGCAGAAAAGCTTTGGAAGATGCTGGGATTCGAAGGCGACCTGCACGATCAAAAATGGGACGCTGCGGGTGAATTTCCTCTGCCGGTCGGCAAAAAGATCGGTAAACCGGCAATTCTTTTCCGAAAAATCGAAGAGGCGGAAATTCAGCCGGAGATCGAGCGGCTGCGCCGGGTCCAGGAATCGCTGAATAAACCGCCGGTTCAGGAAGAGACGCCGCTGATATCGATCGACCAGTTTGCTCAAGTACAGCTGCGCGTGGCTACGGTGCTGCAGGCTGAAAGGATTCCCAAGGCGGACAAGCTGCTCAAACTGCAGATCAAAATCGGCGATGAACGACGGCAGATCGTTGCCGGCATAGCCCAGCGTTATACCCCCGAGGAATTGATCGGCAAAAAGATCATTGTCGTCGCCAACCTGCAGCCAGCGGTTATTCGCGGCATTGAATCGCGCGGCATGCTGCTCGCTGCCGAAGATGCGGAAGGCCGCTTTTCTCTGCTCGGCTTGGACCGAGAGGTTGCCGACGGCGCGAAAATCCGTTGAAACTCGAGCTGGAAAACGCGGACGCCCAAATGCTGATCGACACGCACGCCCATCTCGATTACGACCGCTATGATGGAGATCGTGAGGATGTGATACGACGCGCCGTTGCCGAGGGTGTTACGGCCGTCATCACCGTCGGCGTCGATCACCGCAGCTCCCTGACGGCGGTCAAGTTGGCGGAACACTATCCTCAGCTCTATGCCGCGGTCGGCGTCCATCCGCATGATGCCGCTTCAATGAGCGATGAACAGTTTGAAGAGCTGGCCGAATTGGTCAACCATCCGCGCGTCGTAGCCGTGGGCGAAGTAGGACTTGACTATCACTACAATTACTCGGCTCCCGAGGTGCAGCGCCGCGTCTTTCGCCGTTTTATCGATTTGGCGCTGCGTTCGGAAAAGCCGTTGATCATTCACACGCGCGAGGCGGCTGAAGACACGCGATCGTTGCTGCACGAGAGGAAACGACACGGCTGGCGCGGCGTATTTCACTGTTTTTCCGGCGACGAGAGCGAAGCGGAGCGGGTCTTAGAGATGGGTTTTCATATTTCTTTTACCGGCGTCGTTACGTTCCGCAACGCAAGAGCCGCCCAGGTCGCGCGCCGGGTTCCCTTGGACAGGCTTTTGGTGGAAACAGATTGTCCCTATCTCACGCCGGAGCCGTTTCGCGGCAAACGCAACGAGCCGGCTTTTGTCGTCTATGTGGCGCGCAAAATGGCTGAACTGAAAGGCGTCCCCTTTGACACGCTCGCCGACCTGACGACGCAAAACGCCGCCGTACTGTTCGGCCTGCCCCTTGAAAAGCTGTCCGATTCGATCCGATGAAGCCGAAAAAGAGTCTGGGTCAGAATTTCCTCGTCGACCTCAACATGGCGCTCAAGATGGTCGAGGCAATCGGCCCGCAACCGGACGATATTATGGTTGAGATCGGTCCGGGCCACGGCATTCTGACTCGACTGCTGCAGCCCCGCGTACGCAAACTCTACGCCGTGGAAATCGACCAACGATTTTACGAAGAACTGCGGGCAAAATTTGCCGGTTGCGACAACTTTGTGCTGGTGGAAAGCGACATCCTGGACTTTGATTTTTCCGCCACTGCGGCTGATCAAGTGCGCGTCGTCGGTAATATTCCCTACAACATTACCAGCCCGATCCTTTTTCACACGTTTGAGTACCGGAAGCAGATTAGAGATGTCACCCTTCTCATGCAGAAGGAGGTCGGCGTACGTGCGGCGGCAGAAGAGAATTGTAAGGACTATGGCGTGTTGTCGGTCTTGGGTCAGGCTTTGGCCGATGTCGAGCTGCTGATGAAAGTACCGCCGACCGTTTTTCGTCCCCGCCCCAAAGTGGATTCGGTTCTCGTGCGCTGGCGATTCAACGAAGAACGGGCGCGCCGCATCCGTGATGAGAAGTTTTTTCGGCAGATCGTACGGCGCGCTTTCAACCAACGCCGCAAAATGCTGCGCAACTCGCTGAAAGATTTTGCCGACCTGACGCGTTTTGATTTTACCCGTCGACCGGAACAGCTGAGCGTCGAAGAGTGGATCGATTTGGCTAACGAGCTGTTTGAAAAAGTCCAATCGACAACCACGAGGTGAGTATTGTCGATTCAAAAGGCTGAAGCCGTGGTTCTACACAGCCGACCGCAGGGCGAGACGAGCAAAATCATCACGCTCTATACGCGCGAGTTCGGCAAGCTGTCACTGATGGCCAAAGGATCCCGCGGTCTACAGTCCAAATATCTTGGCGCACTCGAGAGCTTTAATCACCTGTCGATTGTTTTCTACCAAAAAGAAGAGCGCAGTCTTCAGTATCTCAGCCAGGCGACCATTCTGAATCCTTTTATGAATCTGCGCAGCCAATTGGGTCGTACGGTTTTGGCGGCCATTCCCTGTGAGATCGTCGAGCGGACGGAGGTTGAATCGCGACCGCACGTCCAATTGTTCGACCTATTGCTCGAAGCGCTTTCAGCGCTCGATACTGCTGAAAGAGGCCTGCGCAACATCGTAAGAGCCTTTATTTTGCATTTTGCTTCGCTGGCGGGATTCGCTCCGCAATTGTATCGTTGCCGCGACTGCGGCGCAGAGGCGGCTGACTCGGACGTTTCGTTTCTCCTACGGGACGGCTCTTATTTGTGCGGGGCATGCGCGGCTGAGGGCTTCGGCAAAAGACTCTCCGCCGCAGCGCTGCAGACGCTCCGCAGCCTTGCCGTCTCGTCGCTTTCGACAGCAACGCGACGGCCGGTCTCTGCCGCTCTAGGTGAAGAGTTGGACGCGTTTTTGTTCGATTATTTGGCCGTACATTTGGAGGAGATGAAAAGCTGCAGGTCTCTGAAGGTGCTCCACAGCCTGCAAAATCATTTATCGAGAGAGGAAACGGAAAGCTGATCTGCTTATGAACCCCAACGCATCCGTCGGAATCGTCGAAAAGAAATATTTCACCTTTGCTGAACCGCCCAACGAGATGCCGCTGGAGAGCGGCGAACGGCTTGGCCCGATTACGCTGGCTTACGAGACTTACGGCAGGTTGAACGATCGGCGCGACAACGCGATTCTCATCTGCCATGCTCTGTCGGGAGATTCACATGTCGCCGGCTATTACTCGGAAAAGGACCGCAAGCCGGGATGGTGGGAATTCATGGTCGGCTCCGGCCGCGCCATCGACACGGATAAATATTTCGTCATCTGTTCGAACGTGATTGCCGGCTGCCAAGGATCGACAGGACCATCATCCCTAAAACCGGATGGAAAGGGCCATTATAACCTCAGTTTCCCGGTGGTGACTATCGGCGACATGGTGCGCGCGCAGACGAAGCTTATAGATCATCTCGGTATCGAAAAGCTGATGTGCGTCCTAGGCGGTTCCATGGGCGGCATGCAGGTGCTCGAATGGATAGTGGAGTACCCCGATCGCGTCGCTTCAGCGATTCCACACGCCACCACCACACGTTTGACGGCGCAAGGCATCGCTTTCCACGAGGTCGGAAGACAGGCTATTTACGCCGATCCCGACTGGCGCGGCGGCGATTATCTGGAGTACGGCGTTGTCCCGCGTAAAGGCTTGGCCGTTGCCAGAATGCTTGCGCATATTACCTATCTCAGCGAAGAGTCAATGCACCAAAAATTCGGCAGAAGGCTGCGCGAAAAGGAACGGTACGGTTACGATTTCAGCACCGATTTCGAAGTGGAAAGCTATCTCCACTATCAGGGAGAATCCTTTGTACAGCGTTTCGATGCCAACTCTTACCTTTATATCACCAAGGCCATCGACTATTTTGACCTGAAGCAGGATTATGGCACGCTAGAGGATGCTTTTGCCAAAGTCAAGGCCAAGGTGCTCGTTTTTTCGTTTACTTCGGACTGGCTCTTTCCGACCGTGCAAAACCTGGAAATTGTGCGCGCTTTGCAGGCGCACCGCAAGCCGGTCAGCTTTATCGAGTTCCAATCGCCTTTCGGCCATGATTCGTTTCTGATCGAAAATCCGCAACAGGAAAAGGTCGTCGCCGACTTTTTAGCACATGTTTACGACTGATATTTCGACACCAGCGGAGTCAAGCATGCCTCATCATCGAACTTTTTATTCGCGCGTCGACTTGGAGACGATTTTCGAGCTGATAGAACCTCACAGCTCTGTTCTCGACTTGGGCTGCGGTGACGGCGAGCTGTTGCTCAAATTAATGAAGGAAAAGCAGATCGACGCCCACGGCGTGGAAATCAACGCTGATCTGGTCAGCGAGTGTATCGCCAAAGGTATTCCGACGCTGCATTCGGATTTGAATGCCGGTCTGGGCGATTTTCCGGACAACTCTTTCGACTATGTCGTGCTCAGCCAAACGCTGCAGCAGATTCGTCGGCCCGATTACATCTTGGCAGATCTCCTGCGTGTGGGCAGACGCGGCATCGTCGGTCTGATCAATTTTGGCTATTGGAAAGTGCGAGGATATCTGCTTTTGCGCGGCGCCATGCCCAAATCGCCCGCTCTTCCTTATGAATGGTACGATACGCCGAACATTCACCTCTCCACCCTCAAAGACTTTGAACGACTCTGCCGACAGTTGAATATTCGCCTCGCCAAGCAGATCAACATCGCCAACCGCAAACGAGGACAACTCCTGCCCAACCTCCGCCCCAATCTGTTCGCTGAACTGGCCGTTTTCGTTATTGAACGCGGCTGACCAAGGATTTTCCGGCTTTTGCTTCCTTTGCTCCAATAAAAATGTTTGGTGAATGAAGAAAAAAATATCTATTATGCGCAAGCTGTGCGCTGCCGTATCTTTTAAACAAAATCGTCAGGGCATCGAGCAAAGGCCATAAACCCTTGGAGATGAACATGCAGAAAGCGCGTCAAACTCTGCTTGCCGGAATCTTTTTGATTCTGGTGTTGACGCCGATTTGGGGTACAGCGCAAAACGTCGTGGTCAACAGCAGCTTTGAGGATGACAGCGGCTGGACGGTCTATAACGGCGGAACGCCCAATGATATTGTCGAGTACACCTTCCCGTATACGGCCGACAAGCCGACGCTCGGCAGCGGCAACGCCTGCCTGCACTTTTACGGCGAGATCGTTTCCGGCAGTTCTTGGATCAACGGCCTGATTTGGCAGCCCGTTACTTTGCAGGGAGGGAAGACCTATATCCTCGATGCCGCCTGGAAATATCTTGACGGAAACGTCGATGCCGGTTCCTGGTTCCAGATCTACGTCAGCCAAGAAGAGCCCGTCGATGGACAAGATTGGACGCCGATCGGCAGCAGCCACTCCGACCGCATGTACGGTTTCAATTCTTGGTCCGGTTGCTCCGGACTGGATATTGACGGCATGTTTATGGATGAAGCCTGTGATCCCAATCACAATGCGCTCTACCGGGCCCCTGCCGCTCCCGGAGAGCAAGTAGAGGTTTACCTCGGGCTGAAGACTGGAGCCGGCTGGGGTGGTACCTATTTCGAAATCCTTGTTGACGACATTACGTTTAGAGAAAATAAAGTCCTTAACGGCGATTTCGAGGATGCCGCCGACTGGTCTGTTACCGGCGGTGCAGCTGCGGATAAACTTGATGTCGTGCTTTCTCAAAGCGGCAATAATGGTCCGGCGCTGGGCAAAGGAAAATTTTTATCGATTAAAGGAGCGGCAAATACCGGAAATTGCGAGGGAGTGATCTGGCAGCCGGTTAAGCTGATCGGCGGCGCCGAATACGGATTTAACGCCGGTTTTCGGCATATCTCCGGTGATTTGACGGCCGGATTTTATTGTATCGTTTATGTTGCTCCCGAGGCCCCCGTCGAAGGCCAGGAATGGAAACCGTCGGTCACACCTGTCGCGTTTTTCAATTCGGCTGCCGGCTGCAGCGGCAACGGAGCAAACGGTACGTTTCGGCGCGACGGCTGCGGCGGTTTCGGACGCTTTACCGCTTTCGGAGCACCGGGACAAGAAGTGACAGCTTATTTGGGATTCAAAACCGGATGCAGCAAAGCCGTAGCCGCTTTCGAAGTTACGATCGACGATGTAAGCCTTGTGCTTTTGAGCGAGACATCCGCTCAAGTCGTTGAACAAAAAGAGCAAACTCCGATAGAGTGCATCCTCGAACAAAATTACCCCAATCCGTTCAATCCATACACGGATATCAAGTTCACTCTACCGAAAACCTCTAACGCAAGGCTGGCGGTTTATGATCTTTCCGGCCGGACCGTATCCATTCTGCTCGATGGAACCGTGGAAGCCGGAAGTCATACCGTAAGCTTTAGCGGCGAGGGACTGAGCACCGGGATTTATCTCTATGCTTTGGAAGTAGAAGGACAAAAGATCACCAGACGGATGGTTCTGCTAAAGTAGGAAAGAGAAGAGTTGAAAGGCGGCTCACAAAAGCCGCCTTTTTTATTCGATACCGCGAATCTTTTCCATAAACTGCGCCCTCAGCCACATTTCAGCAGAGTCCGTATTGCAGAAGGCAAGCTTGCCGCGAAAGTCGTTCAATTTGGCAAAGCCGTGCGCCTTCATCCATACCGAAACTTCGTCCAAAAGATCGCGCAATCGATCCAAGCCTTGCTGATAAAATAGAGAAGCGATCTGAACGGTTTGAGCGCCCGCCAATATCAACTTGATCACGTCGGCACCGCTCTTTACACCTGTGACGGCGGAGATGTCGCAACCGACTTGTCCATAAAGCACCGCCGTCCATCGCAAAGTTTTGAACAGGTCATAAGAACTGCTGAAGGAAAAGGTCGTGGTGAGGGTCAGCCGATCGATGTCGATGTCCGGCTCGGTGAAGCGGTTAAAGATGACAACCCCGCGGGCGCCGCTGTCGGCCAACCGTGAGACAAAGTGCGGCAATGAACTGAAATAAGGCCCAATCTTGACCGCGACCGGAATGGAAACCTGTTTAGTCACTTCCCGCAGGATGTCCAGGTACATTTTTTCGATCGTTGCCGCGTCTTCCTTTTTGTCGATCGCCGTTTTAAAGATGTTGAGCTCCAAAGCGTCGGCGCCTGCTTCCTGAAGCTGCCGTGCATACGAGATCCACCATTTGGCCGTCACGCAGTTGACGCTCGCAATGACCGGAATGGAAACCAAGCGTTTAGCTTCGCTGAGCATTTCGCAATATTCCTGCGGGCCATACTGCAGCTCCAATTGCGCCCGAAGATAATCGTACGCTTCTGTATGCAGCGCAGCCGAGGCATCGATCTGAAAATCCTTTTGCGCCAACACTTCTTCAAAAATGCTTTTTACGACTACGGCTCCGGCGCCGAATTTCTCGCAATCGGCAATCTTGGCTGCCGATTTGGTCAGTCCGCTCGACGCAACGATCAACGGATTGCGCAATTGAAGTCCGAGGTAAGACGTGGACAGATCGATCATGTTCATCTCCTTCGATGCGGTGTATGCGTATCGTCAATTTCTTTAATTTGCACCACAAAAGCAAGCGGCAAAATCCTTTTCCTGCTTGTAACTCCGGCTAAGAAAATTTAAATTGGCGCAAAAGGAGGAATCGAACATGCAATGGGACTGGATAGATTTGCGAAATCTTGATTTCAACGCGTTCGAAATTTGGCAAGGCCAAGGGCTGCTGTTGGCGAGCGGCGATTATGCGCAAAGGCATTACAACGCCATGACCATCGGCTGGGGAGCATTCGGTATTCTTTGGGGAAAACCGGCAGCCTTTGTGTTTGTCCGGCCGACGCGATTCACATTTCAATTTATGGAGCAATACCCTACTTTTTCCATCTCTGCTTTTTCCAAAGACTACGCATCGGCGCTGCACATTATGGGAACCCGCTCAGGCAGAGACGGCGACAAGTTTGCCGCCGCCTCTCTTACCGTCATTCCGAGCGGACGCATCGCCGCTCCCTCTTTTGCAGAAGCCGAATGGACGGCAGAATGCCGTACGATTTTCCGCCAGGATATTGAGCCGAAAGGTTTTCTCGATAAAGAGATCGAAGCTTTTTACCCGCGCCAAGACTATCACCGCCTTTATGTCGGAGAAATCCTCGGCCTGCGGCGCAGAGTTGATTAACGGATGCTTTCCAGAGCTTCGAGGCGCTCCGTCGCACGGGCGCGATATTCACGTGCGCCCTTGTGATCTGGATTGAGGCGCAGCACCTCATTCCACCATTTGATCGCTTCCAGATAATCTCCGGCCGTGTAGTAGGTCATGCCCCGATTAAAAAATTCATCCACGTCGCGGCGCAGAGCGTTTCGGCATGACTTTATTACTTCCTCTGCGGCGGCATCGGGATTGAGAATCCTCGCAGCTTGAGCGCTTTGCAGAGCGGCAAGTAAATCGTGTTGCTGCAATTTACGCCTCGCATTGCTTAGCAGCGTTTCAGCGTCTACCTGGCGCCGAATGCGTTCCAATAAAATTGCCGTCTCTTTTGGCCGGAGGCCGGTTCTTTGCAGGGAATCTGCCAGAATGACGGCGATCTCGAATTTTTTTGCCGCAAAGGCTGCCTGCGCCTGTCGTAAAAGAGACTGGCCCCGGTCGCTCGTCGGGGCATTGAGTCGGGCCAGGAAATTTCTGGCCTTGACATGGTTTGGATCGTATGTCAAAACCGTTTCGAAGGCCGTCCTGGCCTCGAGGGAATCTCCCTTTTGCAGCGCAGACTCTCCGCGTTGCAGGTGATCTTCGATCTGTTCCTCAACCATGCGCTGAATTTCATCCGCCTTTTCTGCAGCAATCGGATGGTCTTTTTCCAACGCCGATACCTGCTGATAGGCTGAAAGGGCGCCTTTCCAATCACCTCGGCTTTCTTTTTCTGCTGCTTCATCCAGAAGGGCGGACACAGTACGGCGATTCAGCTTTTTCTGTAGACGCACATTGGACAACTGCTCGAACGCCTCAGAATGCGTCGGCTGGATTTTGACGGTCGTCAAAAACTCTTCCTCCGCCGCATAGAGTTCTTTTCGGCTCAGATATTCAAGACCTGCTAAGTAATGGCGTTCGGCTTCCTCGGCATCTTTTTCCCGAAACCGCTGCAGGTAATCCTTCACCAATTGTTGTTTTGGGTCGAGTAGCTGCACTGCTTCAAAAATGCGTCGCGCTTCCGAATCGGATGAGTCGTAGAGCTCGACGGCTCTTCGGACCCATGTTTCGATTTCCGGTTTGGCCGCGGCAGAAAGAGCAGCCAGGTGCTTGCGGAGTTTGGGATGCAAAGGGTTGATTTTTGCCGCTTCCGTAAGGAGGAAAGCTGCCTCCAAAGTCCTCTTTTCAGCCAAGCGCTGCAGCGCCAGAGAACTGAGCGAGTCGATCAATCGCTCGTCTTCCTTAACGAGAAGCTCAACCCCCTCATACAGTGCCCGCGCGTAGAGGTGATCTTTGTCATAGTACAACGCTTTGCGGGCTTGCTGCAGCGCCTCTGTTCGATGTCGCAGGCGCAGAGCTTCTTTGGCACGATGGTAATGTCTTTCGGCGGCTGTAGTCGGCTCGTCACCAATCCGCAAGGAACCGCTTACCATCAGTCGTTGAGCCCGTGAATCGAATGCAACCTCGATCACAAGCGGATCCTTGCGCCAAGACAGCCCGTAATTGATATTGCCTTGGCCTGTTTCGAGTCCTGCATAGGCGGTCAAAAATCGCCGCATTTCCCACGAAAAACCGATGTGATTGCTATTTCGGTCGTTTTGCCAACGGCGGCTGTAAAAAAGTGTGATTTTTTCGTACGGTGTGCGGTAGGCAACGCCCGCGCCGAGTTCCTCGGCATTCTTTCTGGAAAAGTATGAAGCACCGAACAAGATTCTGTGTAGAAAAAAGCGGTAAAAGATCGAATAAGGAGTTGGTCGAGTAGCCGGTTGGAGTGAATAAAGGATTCCAATACGGCCTTCGATGCTTTCATCTTTGGATTGTCGTACGGCAGCCAGGCTGCCGCCTAAAAAAAGCCCATAGGAGAGTGATCGCGCCAAGGAGACGCCGAGTTGCTTCTTTGGGTTAGGAATTGATTCAGCAGAGAAATACCATACACCGAACGTACCGCTCGGAGGTAAAAAGGCTGTTGCGGCCCAATAATTCAGCGTATAAGGCTCGCAAAAGGAAGCCGCAATTTGCGAATATCGGTTGACGGCCGATGCGGCAGGATTCCAGAACAACGAAGCGGCGTCGGTTAGGAACAGTGAGGCGCTGCCGCCGGTGGCAACGCCGACGGCGGAAGGAGAGGTTTCGGCCCGCAGATTGATCGAGAGAGCAATATTAAAGGA
This genomic interval from candidate division KSB1 bacterium contains the following:
- a CDS encoding homoserine O-acetyltransferase; this encodes MNPNASVGIVEKKYFTFAEPPNEMPLESGERLGPITLAYETYGRLNDRRDNAILICHALSGDSHVAGYYSEKDRKPGWWEFMVGSGRAIDTDKYFVICSNVIAGCQGSTGPSSLKPDGKGHYNLSFPVVTIGDMVRAQTKLIDHLGIEKLMCVLGGSMGGMQVLEWIVEYPDRVASAIPHATTTRLTAQGIAFHEVGRQAIYADPDWRGGDYLEYGVVPRKGLAVARMLAHITYLSEESMHQKFGRRLREKERYGYDFSTDFEVESYLHYQGESFVQRFDANSYLYITKAIDYFDLKQDYGTLEDAFAKVKAKVLVFSFTSDWLFPTVQNLEIVRALQAHRKPVSFIEFQSPFGHDSFLIENPQQEKVVADFLAHVYD
- a CDS encoding TatD family hydrolase → MLIDTHAHLDYDRYDGDREDVIRRAVAEGVTAVITVGVDHRSSLTAVKLAEHYPQLYAAVGVHPHDAASMSDEQFEELAELVNHPRVVAVGEVGLDYHYNYSAPEVQRRVFRRFIDLALRSEKPLIIHTREAAEDTRSLLHERKRHGWRGVFHCFSGDESEAERVLEMGFHISFTGVVTFRNARAAQVARRVPLDRLLVETDCPYLTPEPFRGKRNEPAFVVYVARKMAELKGVPFDTLADLTTQNAAVLFGLPLEKLSDSIR
- the metW gene encoding methionine biosynthesis protein MetW, which encodes MPHHRTFYSRVDLETIFELIEPHSSVLDLGCGDGELLLKLMKEKQIDAHGVEINADLVSECIAKGIPTLHSDLNAGLGDFPDNSFDYVVLSQTLQQIRRPDYILADLLRVGRRGIVGLINFGYWKVRGYLLLRGAMPKSPALPYEWYDTPNIHLSTLKDFERLCRQLNIRLAKQINIANRKRGQLLPNLRPNLFAELAVFVIERG
- a CDS encoding ATP-dependent 6-phosphofructokinase, producing MRQRIHRVGLLTGGGDCPGLNAVIRAVSKALMRAQNTEVIGFEDGFEGLIENRYKILDWNAVSGILQRGGTILGTSNKADPFGYIVYENGQRRLVDKSDEVLRNIEALGLEALVVIGGDGSMTIARKLMQKGVPIVGVPKTIDNDLYGTDYTFGYDTAVSIAAEAIDRIHTTAESHHRIMLVEIMGRYAGWLTLGAGLASGADVIIIPEIEYDLEAIIEVVEQRSKRGRRFSLIAVSEGAKPRGGQLTVQRIVEDSPEKIRLGGVSIKLCNEIEAATGLEARATILGHLQRGGTPTAFDRILSTRYGVAAAELIIRGEFGRMTALQGGRITHVPIEEVGGRTRTVDPENELLRAALATGVSLGVKL
- the rsmA gene encoding 16S rRNA (adenine(1518)-N(6)/adenine(1519)-N(6))-dimethyltransferase RsmA, with translation MKPKKSLGQNFLVDLNMALKMVEAIGPQPDDIMVEIGPGHGILTRLLQPRVRKLYAVEIDQRFYEELRAKFAGCDNFVLVESDILDFDFSATAADQVRVVGNIPYNITSPILFHTFEYRKQIRDVTLLMQKEVGVRAAAEENCKDYGVLSVLGQALADVELLMKVPPTVFRPRPKVDSVLVRWRFNEERARRIRDEKFFRQIVRRAFNQRRKMLRNSLKDFADLTRFDFTRRPEQLSVEEWIDLANELFEKVQSTTTR
- the recO gene encoding DNA repair protein RecO codes for the protein MSIQKAEAVVLHSRPQGETSKIITLYTREFGKLSLMAKGSRGLQSKYLGALESFNHLSIVFYQKEERSLQYLSQATILNPFMNLRSQLGRTVLAAIPCEIVERTEVESRPHVQLFDLLLEALSALDTAERGLRNIVRAFILHFASLAGFAPQLYRCRDCGAEAADSDVSFLLRDGSYLCGACAAEGFGKRLSAAALQTLRSLAVSSLSTATRRPVSAALGEELDAFLFDYLAVHLEEMKSCRSLKVLHSLQNHLSREETES
- the metG gene encoding methionine--tRNA ligase; protein product: MSHSFKRILVTSALPYANGPIHLGHLAGAYLPADIYVRYQRLKKRDVLYICGSDEHGVPITIAAEKRGVSPQAIVDEYHERNKAAFAKFGMSFDYYGRTSSPVHHQTSQEFFLTLYRKGIFKKKREKQLYDPKAKMFLPDRYVRGECPICGFAEAYGDQCEKCGSSLSPTDLKNPKSALTGETPELRETEHWYIPLGDFQPRLEDWLATRRGWKPNVMGQVKSWLAEGLSDRAVTRDLSWGVKTPLPEAEGKVLYVWFDAPIGYISATKEWAMQKGDPELWKTYWQSQDTKLVHFIGKDNIVFHCIMFPAMLMAHGDYVLPDNVPANEFLNLEGNKLSTSRNYAVWLEDYAAKFEIDPLRYYLAANAPETKDSDFTWSEFLQRNNSELADILGNFINRTLAFLDQRFEGVIPARGETDDLDRSMLETIRRAPELVGEAVERFEIRRAVALLMDTARSANKYFNDQAPWLTIKENPAKCATTINICLQACALFAVLMEPVMPFSAEKLWKMLGFEGDLHDQKWDAAGEFPLPVGKKIGKPAILFRKIEEAEIQPEIERLRRVQESLNKPPVQEETPLISIDQFAQVQLRVATVLQAERIPKADKLLKLQIKIGDERRQIVAGIAQRYTPEELIGKKIIVVANLQPAVIRGIESRGMLLAAEDAEGRFSLLGLDREVADGAKIR